Within Anopheles ziemanni chromosome 2, idAnoZiCoDA_A2_x.2, whole genome shotgun sequence, the genomic segment TTACATTGATATTTAGCTGAAGCTGCTGAGGCGGAAGGAATTTGAGTTGGTGTGTCCACAGGATTGCGGGTGTGAATGTTATGAGAGATGGAAATAAGACCCAGAAAACCGTAAAGGTTATGATAGGAAATAAATGATCGGATAAGATAGTAAATTGCGTtccaaaacgaaacacaaaaacaaatttaaaaaaaggtttttttatGCCTATAAGGAATCAACACGcggtgtttgtgtttatgtaTGCAAAAACCCGCACTGTTTTGTTGGATTCCATCGACGCTGGTGCGGTTTATATTGAGGGAAGACGATTGCCAGCTGTATCAACAGCATTTACGCGCACATGTGACGGAagagttagtttttttttaggtttagTCTGTAtttattacatattttttattgcattacATTTATTCtgatttttataaaactatCTCGTAGATGTATTCTACCTAAgacgaaatttgtttttattccttaTTTTTTTGAAGAGGACACCATTTGGCTTACGCTTTAAATGCCATTTATTCTTTCCAAGTTTGTTTTCCCAAATGATGGCTTACTTACGTCATGGTTGATATTTAAACTGGAGGAAatataaacaagaaaaacgcCTTGAGTTTGGCCAACACTAATTAATCCTCCATATACGGAAGTATTTTGCCAAGCGGCGGAAATGCTGACAGCtgggtttaaaaaaatataaacgcGATACCACCAACACCAGAACCTGCCAAAATGGGGCGTATGCTCGCAGTACAGTATAAAAGGAAGCAATTAGTAGcatctttttaattttacgtTTAGTATCCAGACAGCGAAGCAGGATGTACTAATTTGTCGTCCGTTGATAAAGAAACGTTAACATTATTTAGCCAACGTTGATAAAGAACAACACTACAGTAAATATTTTACACCTTATTAGTAAATCAACTATTAGTCAGTCTCAGTGTTTGCAAAAAagaatataaaatatattttcctgGTTCCATCCAGGATCGAACTGGAGACCTTCTGCGTGTAAAGCAGACGTGATAACCGCTACACTATGGAACCGCCATATCAAACAAATGTCCAATTGGCTGCTGGGTATGGCGCAACATCGTGTTCGAAGCCACTAGCGCTTCCATGTAGTTGAAGAaggtaattttcaaaaatcaataataaattcaaatagTGACAAATAAGAATTGGGTCCAAATAGTTTAGAGTCAGCAAACAATGCTTAGTGAATAGAAACAACGAGGAGCTATTATTTCTGCTAAGAGAAAGTTCAAAATTACATGTTTCGCTGCAATGAATAAAAGTTTAGAAATAGTATGTTGTTGATTTATCAACTCAAATCATTGATACTTAAACAAAAAGTAGAAAGAGATCCCTTGCAACATATTTCTTTATGGAGAcaacccaagtaacatttccaagacctaaTAGACTTttacaagttttatcaatgttttaacatgggtgtaccaagtccaattggttttatagaggtttctcagcaggcaaaatagttttaataattttcacatccttaaaaccttttgaggatagctataaaaccgctcattaagtctaaaatcttagtagacttgaagagtctgtaaatacgctgttaagtccttcttaaaaccttctcttaaaaccaatcagtgatttttggtctagaaaaggttttaagggatggatttgacaacgttctgtagagtgggccctcttacacttaaaacgggtttatgaaggttttatcacagcctttaagatattttactcttaaaATGAGACTTgatgatgagcatgaacaacatcgttagaaccatgataaaacttaaaatgttacttgggaatCCACGTGAAGCACGTAATCAAGGAATAGGCGGATTGAGATAGAATTGCGAAAATAGATGCCTATACTGTCTAATTTGCTGGAGCATTAAACGATGTTTAGGtcacaataataataataatgcatATGCTTTAGGATGCTGTAGAACCAGTCTGTTTGGATTGTACCTACTTGCGCTCGGACTCAGTTCATGGAGCGCTACTCTCAACTCGGTCGTATCTTTGACCGGACCAACGCATGAATGGAAAGAGCCGCCTTCAGCCTAAGCATGAATATGTTTTTGCCCATAAATCTCTTCCCGCAATCGTGCAGATGTTGCAGAAGTAGCTACACATAGTTGTAGGCAGTTGGGGTGCAGCTATTGTTGTATTCCCTTATCACCCATGGGGCGCCATTTTTCCCTTGCGGAGTCGAGAATGCGGGAAATATTTACTTACGTCGTGCCGCTATCGGTCGTCCCGAGCGAATGCTTCCCGATACCGCTCCAAGGCAAATGTTAAAGTTTGACATTTCGAGTCGTCGTTCCCGCTTTCGGGACGATACGATGATTTGTGTGGCGTTCGGTGTCGCTTTTACGGTGGCGCCACGTCCAGGAGTGGCCACCAAACCGCtgtcttgtgtgtgtgtgttccgcgAGAAAAGAATGGACAAAAGGCTGACCCCCAGCCTATAGTCTATTGAGTGACAAATTGGTTATCTCATagggtatttttatttctcaaagATGGCAATCATATAACATCGCCGATATTTGGCGAGCCGAGCCGGTATAACGCAGAGTGATCGATATAGGATCTAATGGGAGTTTCGGAGACGCATGTCAGGTTCGTATGCAAGTGAGTGCATTCCCCCACTTGCCCCATGCGCAGTGGTAGAAGGCATGAAGATGAGCAAACCTGATATGGCTTGACCGAAGATTCCAGCTTCGCGCGGCGCGTGTCTTCAGTTTCTCACTGCTCCGTGGTTCACTCTCACGCTGGTTGCTGCTGCCGCATCACGGTATGCTCCCTACCTACTACCATAGTAGATGGGCTGCGGATTCGTTCGCTCGACTTCGGTTGCAGAACGGCCCACCGAGGGGGTGATCTTCCATCATTTTTTCGGCTTGGAGAGGATATACGGCAACATCACACGGCGAACGCTATGCTTCTATTGTGGGCGAGTTGGCGGCAGTGGGGAGGATGAGGCAAGGAGGTACACACGGGAGggggtggagggggagggaggctagtcgtttcgttttcgcaGACCGTCCCAACCGCGAAAGCTCTTATAAAGGTAGTCGATGGATGAGTCCTGCGCTTCATTCGTGCTCTCCCGCCGCTCGAGCGTGCATCAGTTTCAGCCGATCATAAGGAGGCTTCAACTCCTGCGTATCGATCCTGTCACCGTGTGTAGGTCTACTGCCATAATCATTGGTTGTTCAGTTAGTTCTCGAATATatgtttgttctgttttcaatttccttcccGATTCAGCCAAGGGTTCATAGTGATCGTGATCGTCAAAAAGAAGTCTTGTTCGTACCGCAGTATGGTGAACATTGCTCGTGAATTGTGAATCGGATAATCGTCGGTTTTTCTTCCCGGACACCTAGTGAAAGGGGTACGGTGTGGGCAAGTGATTGAAGGTTTACTTAACCTGCGGAAGTTCCAAACGTcggcagtagcagcagcagtaccagtaaaaacaccagTGGTAATTGttcgtccaacggcacacgaCGTGATAAAACATGGTGAGTGGTTTCGAAATTCCCAATCTCCAGAGCTCCAGAGCTTGCACTAGCTTGGGTTTCCGTGTTCGAAGACTCCGAACTTCCAGCAGAAGAAGTTCAGCCATCCAGAAGGTTAGAGGTTAGCAGATGTAAAGTGATACGGAAGCAGAAGACTAAGGGCCACCTTTGGTCTCCCCTGTTCGTTGTGGTAGTTGTAGAAAGTACAAGATTGGCGATCGAAATTGTAAAGCGGTACATCGTTTGGCCGATCGGGACCTTTTCTGCATATCCCCGAAAAGATCGTTCCGATTCCGGCGAAAGTGCAAACGACTAGGTTAGCATAAGAAACCCAACATCTGGTAGCCCGATCTTTGCGCATTGCTTCTCCCTTCTACCATTATGCAATGGCGTTGGGGTGCTGCGAATGGGGCTCGCTTTCTTTGTGCCAAACGGTTCCGAAATGGATGGTGGCCCCGGGTTAAGGCTTCAGAGGAGCGCCGAACGCCTTTAGGACAATTGTTCTATTCGATGCGATGCGGAGTCCGCTGATCGCGTACCGTTGGAACGTGGATGAAATCGATCTCGATTCGGGTGTTTTGGGGTGATCAATGGCcgtggagggaaaaaatattacCACGCCCGACCGATGATGATATTTATGGTGTAGAGACacatatttttctctctccctggAAATACGCTGTACACCGCGCCGTAATGATGATTATGTGACGTGACGTCTGACCCGTTTCGGGGGCGGGCGCAGAAGTAACCCGAAGGTGCGCTTCGAGATTGGGCCACGATTGCAGCagactcgtcgtcgtcgtcgtcgtcgccgccaTTTCAAAGCGCCGGTGAAAGGGAAAACTCATCCCAGTCGGGCTCCCCCCATTTTCGCCCGATGGGATCGGACGCTCCGGGCGAATCTAATGTGCGTGAATGACCGTTTTTGGTTCGGATGCTGACCGGGAAACAAATTTTCCCATTAGATCACAGATCAGCTCGGCGAAGGGGAAAGGTTTGCGTTGCGGTTTGCGGCCATCTTCTTCTCCCGACGCACGCTCCCGTCTGAAGCTTTCCCTTCTGCACATCGTGTCTCTCGTGGGGGGAATCGGTGCGTTACTGGATGCATTTGTTGAAGTTCGTTTTGGTTTCGCTTCTGCGCGTCATCCGGCACGATGGTGTGATTTTGTGGTTTAGAAATGCATTTCATTTTCGGGGCAACCTCCGAACCCACAAACGACGGTATGCAGCCAGTGAGAGGTGCGGACGAAATCAAAGTTCCATCACCTTTTGTGATCGTTCTGCCCGTATAAATGCTCTCTTGTGTGGGTTTTATGAAAGGCAGTTACATAAACAATAGTTTGATGCATTCCCGAGCAACAATTTGACGGAGTGTTAATCTATTCGCTACAGCTGTACAAATTTCCATTACGCTCTAAAACGTCACAAATGTCAACGATGTGGATTTGGATAAATTAATGACGATGCTAATTGCTTTTGTTAATTGGGAACGGCAGCATGAGGctcgggttggaaaattggCCAAAATTGAGACCGCAATTTGGTCAATCCGATCTTCAGACAAGCAGCAGAAAATGATGCACAGCGCACTAATGGGCCACCATTTTTGTTTAATGCTCCAAACGGTGGTAATAACCGTTTTACAACTCAATCACAATTTATCATCTTACCCGTACCATCCTCTCGCTCTTGTTGTTTGACCAAGGCCAAATTTGCACCTTTCGTAATGTCCCGGTCCCGGACTGGCGCTCGCGTGGAATGTTATCGAGAAGGTGGGAGTATGCCGCTGGCGTCACCCGTTCATCACCCGGCGTAACGATTTAATTCATTCCGGTGCCAGAATCGATGCCGAAAAGTTGCTTTTTACGAAACCGAGCCCCGCACACAACAGATGGTAACCCAAAAATTTGGAAGACTGCAATCGCTCTTGGCTTGTGGTTGTTCTCGTTGTCGagttgctcttttttttttggtgtacCTCGGATTAACGGATGAGTTGTTTTTGACTCTAGCTTTttgggggtttgttttgcaagTTGGTAAAGGTCAACTGATTGGCAAAGATGCAGATGATGGAGCGTGCTGGACCGGGACGAGCGAGATAAGCGGATAATCCCACGATGTTCATGTCCACAGGAGCGGATCTGCCTTCGACGGGAAGTTCTTTGATGCCTAGCGGCTAATTGTGATGAAGATCGATTTGCGATTTCCTCTCCCGATAGGGCAAATAGCCCGAGTACCGATTGGAATCGGTTGGCAAAACCGGCACCTAACAGGACACTTAACAAGATGGCCCGGATTCAAATATCCGGTAGGGGAGGAGTGCATTATGCTGCGGCTCGGTGGATTACACAACATTGGAGGGCGGGTGGGATGGGTGTTCGCGAGCGGCCCGCGGGATGGTCATCATGTTGATGAGTTTAATCGTAACCGTTTTAGAAACCTACTTTCCACGCCGATCACGAATGGAGGATGAGGACGCAGTGGGAAGCTGTTTTGGCGAGCTTTTACTTTCGCACAGCAGCCACATCGGTGATGATCGGTCCGGGTGATATTGATTCGAGACGACCGTGcgagtcagtcagtcagtcagtatgtcagtcagtcagttaGTTAGTTAATCGATTGGCATCTTCCTTCGGGTAGGCTTAAGAAGGTGGGCTGTTCACATATACCTTGTGCTCCTCTTGTTACGAACTCCCTACTTCATCGGCCTTTGGAGACAATCTTTCAAACGGTCGTGTCAACGTACTGCCACTGTGCTGTCGTCTCTAGTATCTCTCTGAATCTTTGCGGAATAACTTTAACCTACGTGTTCCCCTCGTAAGTTCGGCGAAAGTTCATCCATTCGGGATACCACCAATGTAAACTGAAACTGGATAGTATAATATGGAGAAAAAACAATGAGTGAAGAAGATTCCCAAAGCCGCAGCAACACTCCAGGAAGGTGCCAGCGCCGATCGTTTCGATATGTTTGTTGTCTTTTGCATAATTTGTTAAAACTCGAACTCCCGGTGGTCGGCCGTTGATGGTGTCGTCTTCGGGAACCGGCGCCATTCGGTGAGTTTGAAGGATTGAAGATGACACGTTAATTGCGGTGAAAGGCATCTTCGCCTCGAAACAGGCCGGTTTGACCGCGCATCTTCTGCTTTTATTGGCGAAGATGCAATCTATGCTTACCGAAGAGGCACCGCTTCTGGATGCAGGTTCACGGAGAGCGAAAGTGGGTGAGTGTGTTGCGAATTTCGATTTTTCGCTACTATGGCTACTAAAGTGTCCACCATAGGTCAATGGTGTGCTTAGGCACGCATGGGAACAGTGTATGTTACGTCGTCCCTGAACCATATACCCTGTATAAGTTGACAGTTATTCTTTTTTACCTCTTGCAGATGTGGAAGCTTCTCATAATGGTAACGTGTCTGGCGGGCAGTGGCCTTGCCCGTCCGGACGTCTCGCACCTGCTGAAGAAGACGAGCGGTGACAAGCAGAAACGGCAGAACTTCATCAGCGCCTCCGCTAGCCTCGATGGGAACGGAGTGCTGTTGACCGAAATTAAGTCCGGTGACGCGGCAAACGTGGAGTCCTTGATACCGCAGATTACACTGCTGCCGCTGGAAGAGAACCAACCGTCACCGTTCCGGCGACTGGAGGATCGGTCGGGGTATGACTATCAGAAGCCCGACTTTCCGCTCGATGTCCATCCGGACTCGAACCTAGTCAGCCCCGTGTCCACGCAGGCACCGGAGTATCTTCCTCCGGAAGGAGGCGAGGAGTCATCGAATGTTGATAAAGTGGTACCACCGGGTGTTTCTTCGACAACGACAACCACAACACCCACTACTAGGACTCCAacgactacgacgacgacgacaacgacgacaacgacgacgaccactCCGGCTCCATCGACGTACGGCGTTTCCACCACTCAGCAAGAGTTCGACGACAGCGACGGGTACGGCTATAAGAAGCCGGAGGTAATGCTTCCGCTTAACATCAACGAAGTGATCGGTGAAGCAAGCGACATTAATCAACTTGCGACGACCACGGAACCAACGACGACCACAACGCCAAAGGCGTCCCTTGAGTATCTACCGCCAAAGCCACGACCGGAGTTGGTGGTTCCCAAGCAACCGAGTACCACCACGGGTCAACCACAGACTGAACCATCCACTTACCCGTCGAGCGTTAGCTCCACGACCCAGTACCAGCTGCCAACGGAACCACAAGCCTACCCGAAGCAACCAGAAGTATCGATCTATCCGGACGCCTCGGGATCGGTGTCGACCGTTGTGACGCAACAGACTTCCACCGAGTTGCCTTCCACGTCCGCACCGGAGTATCTACCTCCGGACGACAATGGGTTCCAGATTATCGTTAGAATTGACTCGGAGGGCAATGAGACGAGCACAACGACCGTAAGCAGTGCCAGTAGTACTACTACTTTCGTTCAATCCACGGAGCAAGCCACGACGCTGCTGCCAGCACTACCTGAAGCGGACAGTTTGGTGCAACAGGAGTTCGAGCAACAGCCATCCAGCACCCAGCAGGACGAACAGACAACAACCACGACGAACGCTTTCGTGAGCAGCACCACGCTTCTGACTGGAGAGTCGACGGGGACTCCCATCGATGAAACTTCCTCCATGATATCGCTGATCAACCAGCTTCAGGAGATGAACCAGATAGCGCCGCAGGCTGATTTCGTTCCGGAAGTACGACTTGCCGACGACGATGTTACAACGGTTACCTCTAGTGCGGCCCCATCCACTACCACAACGTTCTCGTCCACGTTTACTACCGCCGCCGTGACTTCACCGGCGACCGAGGAACCAACGGAGCGCAGTGCAACAGAAGCACCCACCACGGAAGCCCCACTGTCACTGGAGTCTAGACTCGGTTCCGAAGAGACGACAGATTTTTCCCTTCTAGATCTACTTTCCCCAACGACTACGTCCACGGTTGCTCCTGAACTCGTTGTCGTCCAGAATGACACGATCACGACGTACCATCCAACGTCCACGGGACAGACGGTGGACCAGACGACAGCCACAACCGCTGCCGCCGTCGAGTCGAGTGCGGACGAGTCGGAGATTCAGTCGAGGATAGCAGATCCCAACGATGGCTACAACTACGAGGCCCCGGAGAACGGTCTCGCGGTGCCATCTGCCGTCGCACCTTCCCATACGCTCGAGGCGGACGGGTATCACTACAAAGTTCCCTCGGTGCCGTTCCCTTAGCTCGAGATGCAGGGAAGCTCCGCAAGGTGAGAGCTTTCTCGATGGAAGAGACGCATTTTTCGAGGCAGGAGTTAAGCGAAGAAACTTCGATCCATCCATTTTTGATGTAAACAAAAAGTAGCTCTAAGTACTTGTCACCTAT encodes:
- the LOC131294691 gene encoding mucin-2-like, encoding MVCLGTHGNSMWKLLIMVTCLAGSGLARPDVSHLLKKTSGDKQKRQNFISASASLDGNGVLLTEIKSGDAANVESLIPQITLLPLEENQPSPFRRLEDRSGYDYQKPDFPLDVHPDSNLVSPVSTQAPEYLPPEGGEESSNVDKVVPPGVSSTTTTTTPTTRTPTTTTTTTTTTTTTTTPAPSTYGVSTTQQEFDDSDGYGYKKPEVMLPLNINEVIGEASDINQLATTTEPTTTTTPKASLEYLPPKPRPELVVPKQPSTTTGQPQTEPSTYPSSVSSTTQYQLPTEPQAYPKQPEVSIYPDASGSVSTVVTQQTSTELPSTSAPEYLPPDDNGFQIIVRIDSEGNETSTTTVSSASSTTTFVQSTEQATTLLPALPEADSLVQQEFEQQPSSTQQDEQTTTTTNAFVSSTTLLTGESTGTPIDETSSMISLINQLQEMNQIAPQADFVPEVRLADDDVTTVTSSAAPSTTTTFSSTFTTAAVTSPATEEPTERSATEAPTTEAPLSLESRLGSEETTDFSLLDLLSPTTTSTVAPELVVVQNDTITTYHPTSTGQTVDQTTATTAAAVESSADESEIQSRIADPNDGYNYEAPENGLAVPSAVAPSHTLEADGYHYKVPSVPFP